One part of the Anopheles merus strain MAF chromosome 3L, AmerM5.1, whole genome shotgun sequence genome encodes these proteins:
- the LOC121599216 gene encoding regulator of microtubule dynamics protein 1-like translates to MEDSTWKEADQLFAEYKFRESYELLVASRKQKTDPDYETLWRLCRVVYSMSRELAADEQLAKQLAALIYEGFEYAKEALALQPEAAKSHKYYAIFLAEKTGIEGLKERVLQLSTILRHLRRATELDSSDPFAWFVLGRFYHKLAGLAWFQKKMIHTFTSDIPEASYEDALRYFERAEQLQPNFFPLNHLMLGETYIALKQAKKARPLLELAANQTAPRTADDREAQREAKALLKKL, encoded by the exons ATGGAGGACAGCACGTGGAAGGAAGCCGATCAGCTGTTCGCTGAGTACAAGTTTCGCGAATCGTACGAGCTGCTAGTAGCAAGCAGGAAGCAGAAAACG GACCCGGACTACGAAACGCTATGGCGGCTGTGTCGTGTGGTGTACTCGATGTCACGCGAGCTGGCGGCCGACGAGCAGCTCGCCAAACAGCTGGCCGCACTCATCTACGAAGGGTTCGAGTATGCGAAGGAGGCGCTCGCCCTACAGCCGGAAGCGGCCAAGTCGCACAAGTACTACGCCATCTTTCTGGCGGAAAAGACCGGCATCGAGGGACTGAAGGAGCGTGTCCTGCAGCTCAGCACGATCCTGCGCCATCTGCGGCGCGCGACGGAGCTGGACAGTTCCGACCCGTTCGCTTGGTTTGTGCTCGGTCGCTTCTACCACAAGCTGGCCGGGCTGGCCTGGTTCCAGAAGAAGATGATCCACACCTTTACCAGCGACATACCGGAGGCGTCGTACGAGGACGCGCTCCGGTACTTTGAGCGAGCCGAGCAGCTGCAGCCCAACTTTTTCCCCCTCAACCATCTGATGCTGGGCGAGACGTACATTGCACTGAAGCAGGCGAAAAAGGCTCGTCCGTTGCTTGAGCTGGCCGCCAATCAGACTGCACCACG CACGGCGGATGATCGTGAAGCGCAGCGCGAAGCGAAGGCACTGCTGAAAAAGCTGTAG